The proteins below come from a single Necator americanus strain Aroian chromosome V, whole genome shotgun sequence genomic window:
- a CDS encoding hypothetical protein (NECATOR_CHRV.G18631.T1): protein MNQRTTAAVRTPAGCTTPFEVVTGVRQGAVAGPFLFNFAIDDILRRTVDQCPADIVLAPSGYPLTDLEYADDVVIFAESSTKLQHVVKLVSKLAAAYGLRLRPDKCKQMWISSRPRTGIRVDGRPIELVDDFCYLGCTLKNCGSYERNVQ from the coding sequence atgaatcaacgaacaactgctgcagttcgaacaccagccggatgtacaacaccgtttgaagtggtaactggagtaagacaaggggcagtggcaggacctttcctattcaatttcgcaatcgacgatattttgcgaagaacagtcgaccagtgtcctgccgatattgtcttagcaccatcaggataccccttgactgacctcgagtacgccgatgatgttgttatattcgcggaaagcagtacaaaacttcagcatgttgtcaaacttgtatcgaagctggctgcagcctatggactacgcctacgccctgataaatgcaagcagatgtggatctcttcgagacctcgaacgggaatcagggtggacggacgaccgatagaactcgtcgatgatttctgttacctaggctgtacgctgaagaactgCGGCAGCTATGAGAGAAATGTTCAgtaa
- a CDS encoding hypothetical protein (NECATOR_CHRV.G18632.T1), whose amino-acid sequence MMYGSETWTAPSAVMERLDCTERKLLRRLLGYFWPRVCRNEDLYAEIDVAYRRMTRGRHQHLAPPSKVAKVNRLRFFGHILRRPADRLVQRVLRSSSGSSWKKPPSRKR is encoded by the coding sequence atgatgtacggatcggagacttggacaGCACCATCagcggttatggagaggcttgactgcacggaacgaaagctgcttagacggctacttggctacttttggcctagggtatgtcgcaatgaagatctttacgcagaaattgatgtggcataccggcggatgacacgtggaagacatcaacatcttgcaccgccatcgaaagtagctaaagtaaatcgtcttcgcttctttggtcatatattaaggagaccggcagatcgccttgttcaacgagttctgaggagttcgtcgggttcgagctggaagaagccacctagCCGAAAACGATAG
- a CDS encoding hypothetical protein (NECATOR_CHRV.G18629.T2) gives MVESKSIAVITSGGDSQGMNSAIRSIVRYGLRMKCRIFFVYEGYEGLITNKVEEAKWESVSNIIHKGGTMIGASRSEGFRKREERKQHYITLHYAKLYQIDASFEPGVFEKLL, from the exons ATGGTGGAG TCCAAATCAATCGCAGTCATCACAAGTGGAGGAGACTCTCAAG GCATGAACAGCGCCATTCGCTCTATTGTTCGATATGGACTCCGAATGAAATGCagaatcttttttgtttacgaaGGATACGAAG GGTTGATCACAAACAAAGTGGAAGAGGCGAAGTGGGAATCTGTGTCGAACATCATCCATAAAGGTGGCACAATGATTGGAGCGTCACGTAGTGAAGGATTTCGCAAAAGAGAAGAGCGTAAGCAA CACTACATTACATTGCATTACGCTAAGCTGTATCAGATAGACGCCTCATTTGAACCTGGGGTGTTTGAGAAGCTCTTGTAA